AATTTCTCCACCGGGTATTCGCGGGTAAATCCATATCCTCCGTACAGGTTGACCGCTTCCGAGGCAACCCGTTCGGCAACTTCACTGGCAACCAGCTTAGCCACGGCGGCTTCGAGAACAAAGGAAAGTCCGGCATCCTTGAGCCGGGCCGCATTGTACACGTGCAGGCGGGCCGATTCGATATCGGTGTGCATCCGGGCGAGTTCAAACTGAACACCCTGAAAGGCGTTGAGCGCCTGGTTAAACTGCTTTCTCTCGGCCGTGTAGGCAAGGGTATAGCCAAGGGCTCCTTCCGCCAGACCGAGCATTTGAGACCCGATCCCGATCCTCCCCTCGTTCAGGGTTTCAATGGCGACCTTATACCCTTTCCCTACTTCTCCCAGAAGATTTTCCCTGGGTACCCGGCAGTTTTCCATCACGAGCTCACAGGTGGAGGAGGCCCGAATCCCGAGCTTATCTTCCTTCTTTCCGACCGAAAAACCTTCAAAGCCCCGCTCGACGAGAAAGGCCGTGATTCCCTTGTACCCGAGATTCATGTCCATCGTGGCAAAGATTATAAATAGATCCGCCTCTCCTGCGTTCGTGATCCATAACTTCTGCCCGTTCAAAAGAAAGTGATCTCCCTTGTCTTCCGCTTTACAGCGAAGCGCAAAGGCATCCGAACCTGATCCGGCTTCGGAAAGAGCATACGCGCCGACAATCTCGGAAGTGAGCCTCGGAAAGTACTTCGCCTGCTGTTCCTCGGTCCCCCATCGACGGATGGCGTTGTTGACCAGGGTGTTCTGAACATCGACCAGGACGGCAACCCCCGGATCCACCTGCGATAGCGCTTCGATGGCCAGAATGCTCATGAAAAACGTTCCATCCGATCCACCAAATTTTTCAGGAACATCAATCCCCATCAACCCCGCTTCAAAGAGCTTGGACAGAAGGGCCCTGTCCAGGTGGCTCTCCTCATCCATTTTGGAAACGAGAGGGCGGATCTCGTTGTCGGCGAAATCCTTTACCATATCGAAAAACATCTGTTCTTCTTCAGTTAACACGGTCAGGGGGCGACCCTCGTCAATCGTGGGGCTCATGGAACCTCCTCGGAATTGGGATAGTGATCTATCTTGTCCCAAAATGGCCGTTCCTGTCAAACCGCGCTTTGATCGCGTTCCCGCGGGGTTTTGATTTTTCAGCTTTGGAACGGAGTTACGGTGAATGTGCAGTCCCGGGCATGCTCCAGCCGGATGCTTCTCTTTCCATGACATGAGCGACGTGCGGGCTTGCGTACGGCCGCCCTGCCAGAAGCTCCCGGATGGCGGACGTTAAAAGTCCGGCGACTTCGCGCTTCGTGACATATCCCGAGGCTCCGGAGCGGAAGGCCTGGGTAATGTGAAACGGGTCATCGTGTACGGAGTAGACCAGAAGGGGCATGGCATAGCCAAGATTCCTCAATTGTTTCAGCAGGGTAAGCCCGCTTTCCCTGCCGAGCGAAAGATCCACGATCACTAGGTCCGGTGCACAGCGCGGGATATCGTGGCATGCGGTCATGGCATCGCCCGCCTCGCCGCAGACCTGGATCCCTTCCTGTTCCAGGAGAATCTGGATCTCCTGGCGGACGATCGGATGGTCATCCACGACAAAGAGACGCGCCGGACCTTCAGGGCCTGAGATCATAAGCTCATTCTCGATCGACCGGTCCTCCTGTCCTCACTACGGGGAAACATTCCCGCACAGGTCGACCGTCACGACCCGGTATGCGACAAAGGAGGACGCCAGCGGATCGGAGGCGCCTGTGGAGGCCAGGGATCCAAGCAGGGTCCATTCCGAGGGGAACGATGCCCCGTAGGATGTCGTCCCGTAAACCTGGTATCCGGCAAGGTCTCCGCATGTCACTTCCTCCCAGGTCAGTGACGCGTCCATTCCCGATTTGACGATATCCAGTGTGCTTCCCACCTCCCCGCACGGTGCCGTGTCTCGCGTATCCGCGCCGTAGTCGGCATAACCGTAGCGTCCGTTCCCGCAGCCGTTGACGTAGTAGACCCCGTAACAGTATGAGACATCGGGTGCCGCGGTCGTGTCCAGAATGGTGGCCGGGCTCCCGTAGGGAATCCAGTCGGAGATGGGCGATGTCGTGGTGCAGTTCAGCCCGCGGATGACCTGGTATTTCCGACCGGAAGGGTTGACGCCGTTATCGCCCCAGTCCGTCGGCTCCGCCGGCCAGTCGATCCGGACCCCGGAGTAGCTGCAAGCGGATTCATCATGGGGGTTGACAGGCATCTTCGTCGCGACACCGCCCACCATATCCGCCGCCGAGGCGCCGATCGTGGTGGTACTGAAAGAACAGCCGTTGTTGAAGCGCACCTGGTAGAGATAGCTCGTTCCGTTCGTTCCCGTAGTGTCGGTGTGGGAGGTTGCCGTGGCGGCCAGCCCCGTGGCAATGGCCGTTCCGCCCCGCAGGACGTCGATGGTCCGCGTCCCGCTGCCGTTGTCGTTCCAGCTGCTGGGCGCAGACCAGGTGACGGAGACCCCGGAGTCGTCGCAGACCGATACATCCGCGGCACTGTTGTTGGCCGCCGTGGGTGTTGTAGAGACGGAGTCCGTAGCCGAAGCACCGCTGGTGGTAGTGCTGATGGAGCATCCGTTATTGAAGCGTACCTGGTAGAGATAGCTCGTTCCGTTCGTTCCCGTAGTGTCGGTGTGGGAGGTTGCCGTGGCGGCCAGCCCCGTGGCAATGGCCGTTCCGCCCCGCAGGACGTCGATGGTCCGCGTCCCGCTGCCGTTGTCGTTCCAGCTGCTGGGCGCAGACCAGGTGACGGAGACCCCGGAGTCGTCGCAGACCGATACATCCGCGGCACTGTTGTTGGCCGCCGTGGGTGTTGTAGAGACGGAGTCCGTAGCCGAAGCACCGCTGGTGGTAGTGCTGATGGAGCATCCGTTATTGAAGCGTACCTGGTAGAGATAGCTCGTTCCGTTCGTTCCCGTAGTGTCGGTGTGGGAGGTTGCCGTGGCGGCCAGCCCCGTGGCAATGGCCGTTCCGCCCCGCAGGACGTCGATGGTCCGCGTCCCGCTGCCGTTGTCGTTCCAGCTGCTGGGCGCAGACCAGGTGACGGAGACCCCGGAGTCGTCGCAGACCGATACATCCGCGGCACTGTTGTTGGCCGCCGTGGGTGTTGTAGAGACGGAGTCCGTAGCCGAAGCACCGCTGGTGGTAGTGCTGATGGAGCATCCGTTATTGAAGCGTACCTGGTAGAGATAGCTCGTTCCGTTCGTTCCCGTAGTGTCGGTGTGGGAGGTTGCCGTGGCGGCCAGCCCCGTGGCAATGGCCGTTCCGCCCCGCAGGACGTCGATGGTCCGCGTCCCGCTGCCGTTGTCGTTCCAGCTGCTGGGCGCAGACCAGGTGACGGAGACCCCGGAGTCGTCGCAGACCGATACATCCGCGGCACTGTTGTTGGCCGCCGTGGGTGTCGTGGGTGCCTGATCGGTGGCGGCGGCACCCGCGGTCGTCGCGCTCTGTCCGCAGCCGTTGTTGTATCGCACGGTGTAGGTGTAGCTCGTCCCGTTGGTGCCGGTGATGTCGGTGCAGTTCACTGTTCCGTATGCCTTATTGCCACTACAGCCACCAGATGGAATAGCAGCACCGTTCCTCAGAACAGTGTAGGTCCGCGTCCCCGTGTCGCTGTCCCCCCAGGAACCCGGATCGGCGGTCCAGGTCACCAAGACCCCCGTGTCGGCGCATACAGAGAGATCGGCGGCCGTGTTGTTGGTCAGCGAAGAGGGGACCGAAGGGAGGTTGTCGGCCGCGGCGGCCGTGGTGGTGGCATACTCTCCACAGGCGTTGTAGTATCGGACCGAATAGTTGTAGCTTGTCCCGTTGGTCCCGCCGGTGTCGGTGTAGGAGGTCGTCCCGTAGGCAAGCCCAAGAGCAATGCCGGTACCGTCCCGGTAGACGCTATACCCCCGGGTTCCATTCGTCGCGCCGTGATCACCCCAGTCCGTGGCCTCGGCCGGCCAGGTCACCGTGACCCCGGTGTCCGCGCAGCCGCTGGCATCGGCCGCCGTGATGGGGGGTACGATGGGAGTCTCTTTTTCGTAGTCCATGCCCTGGGCGGCCGGAGTGTGGGCGGAGAAGAAACCGCAGGCGTTGCGGTATACCACGGTGACGGAATGGGTGACATTCGTAGGATCGAGGTAGTAATCCATCGAGGTGATGTTCATATCGTACGGGTGGGCATCCAATTGGATTCCATCCACCCAGATCTGGTATTCCCGGTCGAACAGTCCGCCGGTGTCGTTCCAGCTGGCCGGGTCCCGGGTCCACGAAACCGTCAGCTTGTTTCTTTGACAGAGAAGCGTGTCGACCGCCACGGTGGGGGCCGTCAGCCCGGAAGGGGCGCTCCCCGTGATCGTATCGGAGGCTGTGACGGTCCCCGAGTTGGTGGAGTATCCGCAACCGCTATTGTAGCGGACATAATAGGTGTATGTGGTTCCGGCCACGGTCGTGTAGTCGATATAAGCGTTGGTGGTGGCTCCTGTGTAACTGCGGGTCGCCAGCAGGGTTCCATTGCGGTAGATTTCAAAGCTGCGGGTCCCGTACCCCGAGTCGTACCATCGGAAGGCGTCTTTCCAGGTGATCCGGATTCCCTGGGAGCAGGAGTCCAGGTCAGCGGCCGTCACGGGGCTCGATTGGAGGCTCGGTGAGAAGGTCGAACAGACGCCGTAAGAGCCACCTGCCGTCGGGTAGTTGAAGCCCGAGTCTCTTCCGCCCCAGACGATCATGTGGACACCCGCCTCTCCAATCTCGATGGCCCGATGCAGTTCTCGAGCCGTGGGTGCACCGTCTGTAGGCATGGGTGTCCAGGAGTCGGTGTCCAGGCTGTACCGTCCCCCCGTGTTGGTCTGATAGGGCGAGGCGTCCGTATAGCCACCCCAAACCACCATCTCCTGGGCATTGTGGCTCCACACCGCGGAATGGTTGTGGCGTCCCGAGGGAGCATTCGTCGTCGATGTCGGTGTCCAGGTGCCCGCTGAAACATCGAGCCGGGCCCCCGTGTTCAGGCTGTTGTAGGGACTGCTTGCCTTCATCCCTCCCCAGACGATCTGGGCCCCCCCGTAAAGACGGCGCACCATGGTGGGCCACATGCGTGGTTCCGGCGCCCCGGAGGTTGGGGTTGCGGAGATCCATAAATCCGTTCCGTTGTGACGGCCTCCGGTGTCGAGGTAGAGTCCGGACCCGGCCCAGCCGCCCCAGATGATCATCTTGTCGTTGGTGTCCCAGGTCGCGCAATGCTCGGCGCGCGGGTAGGGAGCTCCGACGTTTCCGACGACCTCCCAGCTGTCCGTCGTGGGATTATAGCGGCCGCCGGTATCGACAGGAAAATAACTGCCGTCATCTCCCCCCCATACGACAGCATCGGTTCCCGTCCAGACCATCGAAAACAACTCACGGCCCGTCGGGCAGTTCGTCCCCGTCGAGGTGGCGGTCCAGGAATTCGAAACGGGATTGTACCGACCCCCCGTCCGATTAGCGGGATCACCCGTATTTCCCCAGACGATCATCTCGCTGCCGGTCCAGACGGCCTGGCTGGCTGAACGGGCCGATGGCGCCGAGCTGGTGGAGGTTGAGGCCCAGGAATCGGTGGCCGGGTTGTAGCGCCCGCCGGAATTCAGAAGGCCGCTCCCATTGCCTCCGCCCCACACGATCATCACCGTGCCCGTCCAGACACAGGCGAATCCGGTTCGACCGGCCGGTGCTCCGGTGGTGGAGATGGCTTCCCATCCCTCCAGGCCGGATCGCATCTTCTGGGGTATGGCGGGAAGGGAGAGGTCGTAGAATTCCATCGCGTCCAGACCATTTTTCTCCGCTGGATAGTGATCCCGGGCCTTGTTCCACCAGAGGGTGAAGGGAGTTTTCCTCCAGACCATCGTCCCTACCCGGACCCGATCGGGCCCGGCGTCCACGACGGTCTGGACATAGTAGTGTTCGCCCCCGTCTTTGAGCCCACTCACGGCCCCCGACAGGTCTGAGGGCGACTGAACGAACGAACGCCCGAAGGTGTCGCCCAGCGTCTGGAGCTCTTCCCGCCACAGTTCAGGCTCACGCCAAACGATCCCACGGCGTTCTTCCTCCAGGCGGCCGGTGTTTTCTTTGTTATCGGGGATACGTCGGTATTCCACCTCGTGATAGGTGCCGCTAAGGGAGCGGAGGTCATGGGCGTCGGTGAGCCCGGAAAGTTCTTCGAGAGCGTGGGCCTTCAGGTCACCATGGATGCTCTCGTCGGCGTAGTATCGAGCCCGGAGCCGGTTCTCGGCCAGGATGGGCCGGGCCACAACTTCGGCGATCAGGGCCGGGTCGTTCCCCAGGGCGGACCAGAGCTCGCGCAGGCGCTCGGGCATCTTGGTGGCCTCCGCCTCACGTTTGAGTTCCGCCTGGAGCTGGTCCGGGGTAATGGGATCGAAGTAGAGGGCCTCCAGCGCTCCGCTCATCCGCAGAGGTTCCTCCGCACGCATGGCGAGGGTCTCTTCCGAAAGGTATTCCTCCAGGGTTGGTTTCGGTCCCGGGTTCTCGGCCGGCCAGTTCAGATGTTCAAGCTCGAGGGCGGCCACGATCCGGTGAACATCCCGGAGGACCTGGTTCATCTCCTGTCCAGATTCCCATTCAATATCTCGGAAGGAAGATGAACGGGAGGAAAGAACCTCGGCGAAAGTGATGGAACACCATGCAAGGGTGAGTGCGATAAATGCAGTCCGTATCCCTTTGAACGTGTCTGATGTGATGGATCGGAGTATGTGAGTCACGGTAGAAACCTCCCTGGGGTCAGTGACGGCCCGGTGAGAACAGATTCCGGGGTGATACAGGTATACCGTGATCGGGGGGGATTGTCTGTAGAGGAAATTACCTACACGGAGGCCGACAGGAGGGCGGGCAACCTATGGTTCCGGAAGTCTTTCTGCGGCGTGACGCCGAAGTTCTTCCATTCCCGAAAGATCAAGCTTCAAAAGAATTCGTCCGAAATAGGAGTCGACCGTGCGACGGCTTACTCCCAGTTCCGAAGCAATGCCCGCCGGGGTATAGCCCCGGCCCAGGAGCCTGTAGATCTTCAGTTCCTGGGGGCTCAGCGGCTCAGGGTGCACGGTGCTTGAGGGCATATCGGTAAGGACTCCGGCAACGCGGGGACTCAGGTAACGATTCCCTTCGAGTATCTGGCAGATGGCGTTCGTGAGAACGGTGGAGACTTCCCGCTTGGTCACGTAGCCGGACGCTCCCGAAGCAAGGGCCTGAGAAATGTGGAAGGAGTCTTCATGCATTGAGTAGACCAGCAGGTGGACCCCGGGCATGAGATCGGTGATCCTGCGCAGGAGCGGCAGTCCGCTCTCTCCACCGAGAGAAAGATCGACCATTACC
This Thermoanaerobaculia bacterium DNA region includes the following protein-coding sequences:
- a CDS encoding acyl-CoA dehydrogenase encodes the protein MSPTIDEGRPLTVLTEEEQMFFDMVKDFADNEIRPLVSKMDEESHLDRALLSKLFEAGLMGIDVPEKFGGSDGTFFMSILAIEALSQVDPGVAVLVDVQNTLVNNAIRRWGTEEQQAKYFPRLTSEIVGAYALSEAGSGSDAFALRCKAEDKGDHFLLNGQKLWITNAGEADLFIIFATMDMNLGYKGITAFLVERGFEGFSVGKKEDKLGIRASSTCELVMENCRVPRENLLGEVGKGYKVAIETLNEGRIGIGSQMLGLAEGALGYTLAYTAERKQFNQALNAFQGVQFELARMHTDIESARLHVYNAARLKDAGLSFVLEAAVAKLVASEVAERVASEAVNLYGGYGFTREYPVEKFYRDSKIGQIYEGTSNMQLQTIAKAIIPK
- a CDS encoding response regulator transcription factor, with product MISGPEGPARLFVVDDHPIVRQEIQILLEQEGIQVCGEAGDAMTACHDIPRCAPDLVIVDLSLGRESGLTLLKQLRNLGYAMPLLVYSVHDDPFHITQAFRSGASGYVTKREVAGLLTSAIRELLAGRPYASPHVAHVMEREASGWSMPGTAHSP
- a CDS encoding response regulator transcription factor encodes the protein MIREPDRPIRIFLVDDHPVVRQGLRLLLEQEGILVCGEAEDPGQALDHILASSPDLVMVDLSLGGESGLPLLRRITDLMPGVHLLVYSMHEDSFHISQALASGASGYVTKREVSTVLTNAICQILEGNRYLSPRVAGVLTDMPSSTVHPEPLSPQELKIYRLLGRGYTPAGIASELGVSRRTVDSYFGRILLKLDLSGMEELRRHAAERLPEP